The window GTTTGGGCGGGGGTGAAGCCGAAAATACGTTAGCGAATTTATGAACCGGGGTACTTAGATTCAAGTTTTTGCCAACTGTTAACTGCAAACCGTAAACTGTGAACGGATAACCGGATAAAATGAAATGAAGCCCAAAAACTCAAAGTATCCTGTCAAGAAGCTCGTTTTATGTGATTTTGATGGAACAATTACCAAGGAAGACGTCGGGTATGATTTTCTGAACAGGTTCACAAGGGAAAGCTGGGAAGACATTGATAGAGACTATCGAGCAGGTAAGATAGGCTCAAGGGATGCATATGCCAGAATTGCCAGACTGATAGTCGGCACAGAAGAAGAAATGGTGGATTTCATATGTCATCACTCAACATTGGATCCCTACTTTAAAGAATTCTATAACTCCTGTAAAGACAAGGAAATTGATTTCAAGATTGTAAGTGACGGCTTTGGTTTGTATATCAATGCATTGCTTAACTACCACAATATCAGTGATATTGAATACTTCGCCAATAGAATTATATTCAAGGGCAAAGATAGTATAGAGATAGAATTTCCCTTCTACAACCCTGAGTGTGGTAGTTGCGGGAATTGTAAAAGAACAATATTAAAAAGATTCCGGGGCCAATATGACCATATTATATTCATCGGTAACGGACTATCCGATAAATGCATCGCTGAAGAGGCTGATGAGGTATATGCAAAAGACACCCTTTACTCTCACTGTATCGAGAAGATAATCCCCTGTTGGAATTATAGCAACTTTTCAGATGCAAAGAAAATCCTATCCAAAGGTATCAGAGGAGTAATCTTTGATTTGGATGGGACGTTAATTAACTCTGTTGACTCGATCCATGAGGGGTTCAATTATGTTCTAAAATCTTTTGGCTATCAGCCGATTAAAATCAGTACATTAAAGGCACTATTTCAAAACTCTATAGTGAATACTATGAATCAACTCGTTAGTCCTGGTGAACTCGATGACGCAATGAGATTATTCAAGGAAAAATATATTGAACTAATAGCGGACACCCCGCCCCTGTTTTCGGATGTAAGACAGGTTGTTAAGAGCCTGAAGAATTCAGGGTTAGCTCTGGGAATAGCAACAAATATGGAAGGAAGATATGCCAAAAAAATCTTGAGACAATCAAAGATTGAAGGATATTTTGAAGCGGTAATTGGAGTTGATGACCATGGAAAACCAAAACCTGATCCAGATGTCATCTTTGATGCTCTAAGGGGCATGAACTTACCGGAGGAAGATGTGGTATTTGTCGGAGATTCAATGATTGACATTGAAACAGGCAAGAACGCAGGGGTTGATGTGTATGCTGTACCTACAGGGTTTGAAACGAGAGAGACTCTGTCGCTAAATATGCCCAGGAGGATATTGAACCGGTTGAAAGACCTGATAGAGATAGTTGAAGATAGGTTCCCTGATGAACAGTACTGCCGATTCATGTAAGTCAAAAGTAGCTATAGTAAAGTGTAAAGATTATCAGGAAGAAAAGGTCTATGAGGCTGTCAGGGAATCCGTTGACCTTCTGGGGGGAATTGGGGGTTTTATCAGGAATGGGGACAGGGTTTTACTCAAGCCCAACCTGCTTTCAGGCAAAACGCCAGAGAATGCTGTTACTACCCATCCAGCTGTTGTATCCGCGGTTGTCAGGCTGGTTAAAGAGGCCGGGGGAATTCCCTGTATTGGAGACAGTCCGGGCGTTGGAGGCCTAAAAAGGGTCGCTGAAAAGACTGGGATTAAAGAAGTCGTTGATACAATGGGGGTTAAGCTTGTAGAATTCGACAAGGTAGTAGACGTAAACAATAAAAAAGGGCATATATTTAAGAGGTTTGAAGTGGCTAAAGCCTTTTTAGAGGCTGACGTTATCATAAATCTTCCCAAACTCAAGACACACGGCCAGATGCTCCTTACACTCTGCGTTAAGAACAATTTTGGCTTTGTTGTGGGTAACAGAAAGGCAAAGTGGCACCTGAAAGCAGGGATAGATGTGAATTTTTTTGCCCAAATGCTTCTTGATCTTTATCTTCTGATCCAGCCTCAATTGACCATAATGGATGGGATTGTTGCAATGGAAGGGGACGGGCCCGGGAGTGGTACCCCCAGAAAGGTGGGGCTTATATTTGCGGGTATCGACTGTGTGGCCATTGACACTGTGATATGTCAAACCCTTGGCATTCCGTCAGACGATATTTATACCATCAGGGCAGCAAGGCAGAAAGGGATAGGCAAAACTGACTTAAAAGAAATTAATGTGCTGGGAGAGGATTTGAAAAAGATAAATATAAGAGATTTTAATCTGCCAAAAACCCATGATATCGGATTTCGTATTCCCAAATTTCTGTCCAATTTTTTAAAGAATATTATGACCTCAATGCCAGAAATAGATTACACAAAATGCAGATTATGCCAGGTTTGTGTTGATTCATGTCCCTCCCAAACTATGAAGACTGCAAATGGGAAGATAAACATAGATTATAAGACCTGCATCAGATGTTTTTGCTGTCAGGAACTTTGCCCTGAAGGGGCAGTAGGTATAAAACGAGGTTGGTTATCGAATATCCTGTAACATACCTGTTAAAATGCAACTTTGCACTTTGTATTTGACGATATGAGATATAGATGGTAGTTTTTAGAAGATATAGAGCCGAAACCTGTAAAACACTAGAAAGGAGATAATCTGTGGAACAGATAAATATCAATCTGAAGAAAGAACAGGAAGCTTCTCTGGCTCGGCCACGCTACAAATACTCACTGGCAGCTCGATGTTTTTTTCTCTCAATGGACCTGGTTACAGGCAGGAAAGTGACCCTTGCTAAAACAAAGCTTATCGAAACACTTGCCAGCATTCCCTATCGGGCATGGGAAATTCGTCAATATGCACGTATGACACAGCATTATCGAAACCAGGAGATGGTGCAACATGCCCGCAGGATCATGGTATGGGGACGGGAAGCACAGGACAACGAATATTGGCACTTGCTTGTTATTAATGAGAAAATGAAAGAAGATGGCATTAAGGACCCGTGGTACTTATTCCCTGTTATACCCTTTGTGATGGTCTGCTTTTATGTTATGTTAACACGGACAATGGCACTGCTTAATATCCGCAGGGCATTCCTGTTTAATGCAGAGTTCGAAGATCACGCCGAACACGTGTATGCGCAGTTTGTTAAAGAAAACCCCGAATGGGAAAAACAGTCTGTCAATAATGAGCTGGTAAAACAGTACGGCGTTTTTAATACTTGGGCAGATGTGTTCAGGCGCATTGGACTTGATGAACGCGACCACATGAACAGCAGTTTTTTATTCTGTGGTAAACCCGAAAACATTGTAGAATACGATGGCATGCCGATAATTAAATAGCCTGGTTCTTCCGCGTAATCTGGATTATCGACATCCCCCTTCTGACAGTTGTTCTAGATTTTGTGCCCAATTACCTGGGACACTTTTGTATAATTGTATAAATATAAAGGAGGTTTTTTTCAATGCCTAAAGATCTATGGAATGAGAAAATGGAGACCATCTCCCGGGAAGAACTGGAGAGAATAAGGCTGGAAAGGTTGGGCATCCAGTTAAAGTACTGCTACAGTCATTCTGAATACTATAAAAAGAAATTTGACGAGGTTGGGTTCAAGCCGGAAGACATCAATAGCTGGGAAGATTTCCGGAAGCTGCCGGTTCTCATGAACAAAGAGGATGAGCGGGCGGGTCAGCAGGAATCCATGGAAAGGTTTGGACACCCCTTCGGGATGCATCTTTGTACCGCCCCTGAAAAAATCATATCAGCAAACGGCACTACCGGCACGACAGGGCTTCCTACCTTTACCTATTCCTTCACAAGGCAAGACCTCGATACACTTATTGAAGGTATGTGCCGCGTATACTGGCTTTTAGGCTTCAGACCCGGGAACAGAATACTCTATGCCTTTCCCTTGAGCGGAGGGATAAGCACAAGCGGGGGGATATGGATTAATCCGCTGCGGCATATGGGGTGCCTTCCTCTGGAGATTGGTGCCGAGGCGGGAATAGAACGCATACTGAGAATGGCTACACTGACCAATCCTACCGTCCTGATGGCTTCTCCATCTTTTGCTATGTCTCTTGCAGAGAAATGTAAAGAAGTGACGGGAAAGGAGATAAAAGAACTGGGGTTTAAGAAGCTTCTCCTTACCGGCGAACCCGGACTCGGTATACCGGCTATTCGCGGGAAGATGGAGAGCGCTTATGCTGCAAGGTGGTATGAGTGGACGGGGGTTATGGGAGAAACACTGTGCGGGTCATGTGATGCGGAACAATACCAGGGGGTCCACGAGGTTATTCCCGAAACACACATTTACCTTGAAGACCTCATTGACCCGGTTACTAAGAAATCTATCGAGGTGAGAGACGGAGCCACCGGCGAGGGAATTTTTACCTCTTTGCATCGTGAAGGAACACCTTACATCAAATATGCCTATGGCGACATAATCCAGGTCTTTACCAAGCCATGTGAGTGCGGTTACCCTGGTCCTGGGTACAGGTACAGGATTATGGGAAGGATTGATGATATGCTGGTTGTAGACGGAACAATGGTTCTCCCGTCAATGGTAAAGAATGCTGTCACCTCTTTTGTACCCAGAGTGACCGGTGAGATGCGGATAGTTCTGACTGAGAAGCCCCCCTATTTAAAGTCACCCTTAAAGCTGAAGTTAGAACATGGGACTGATATTGTATTTGAGACTATGGAAGATCTATCAAGAGAGATAAAGGTGAAAATACAAAGGGACCTAAATATTTCATGTGAAATCGAGTTCCTCCCCCCGGGTTCTCTGGAACGGTCCGCGTGGAAAACCCCAATTTTTGATAAAAAATATGAGTAGAAGCAGGGTGAATACAGGGGGCAGAGAGAAGGGCAGTATTTTTATCTGGTTTGAACAATACGGCATGAATAAATAGGAGGGGAAAGCATGATAAAAGATATCCTCAAGAGCAACGCGAGAAGGTATCCTGATAAAACAGCAATAATTTTCAAAGATACAAGGTATACTTACAGGGAATTTAATGACCGTATCAATAGGCTTGCAAATGGACTGGTCAATTCTGGATTGAGGAAGGGAGATTGGATAGCTATAGTTACTGATGACTGCATTCAGCAGGTGGAGATATTTTGGGCAGGGGCAAAGACTGGAATAGTATCATCTATTCTCAACCCTGGTATATCCGATAGGGACCTTTCCCACATTATCGGCAATGGCAATGCCAGTGCGGTCGTGTGCAGTTATAAATATAAGGACAAAATCGAATCTCTGCGCCCCCAGCTCGGGAGTGTAAAAGAGTTTATCCTGTTTGGGGCATCAGGCGGGAAAGGCTTTAAAAGCTATGATAGCCTTATTTCGTCATCGTCTCCCCAGGAACCAGAGGCTGAAATCAGTGAAGACGATTTGCTATACTTTGCCAATACGAGTGGAACAACGGGGCTACCAAAACAGGTAATGCATACATATAAGAGCCTGCTTGCAACAGCCCTTATGGATCTGAATGCTCTGAATTACGATATCAGGGCAGGGAATGTTTTCCTTGTTGCAGCTCCTCTATTTTGGGGTTATATGATTGCCCGAACATCAATTCCCCCCTTCTATGCAGGTTGTCCGTTGGTTATCCCACCTGATTTTACACCTGAGGGTCTTCTCGAGATTATTCAAAGAGAGCGCGTAACAAACATCCTCACGGGCACAGCCTTTTTTCAACCTATCATTGACTACCCTGGCTTAGAAAAATATGACTGCTCCAGCTTGCGCAATATATTTACCTACGGATATTTTCCTCCGGAAATATGGCAAAAGGCAATAGAACTTTTTGGGCGCATCTTTCTTTTAGGTTATGGTCTCAGTGAGATAGGGCTGATCTCTCTACTCCCTCCTGACGACTTCATCTTTGAGGGTCCCCAGGAGAAAGTAAAGCGTGTAAGGTCCTGCGGAAAGGAGGGATTTTGTGTTGAGGCAAGAGTAATAAATGACCAGGGAGAAGACGTTAAGCCAGGCGAGGTTGGTGAGGTTATTGCTAAGGCGGACAGTCTGATGAAAGGTTACTGGAACAATCCTCAGGCAACAGGGCAGACTATACGGAATGATTATATCTATACCGGGGATTTAGCCACAATAGATGAAGACGGATATATTTTCCTTGTGGGCAGAAAGAAGGACAGCATTACTACCCAGGGAAAGATGCTCCTGCCCCTTGAAATAGAGGAGGTCATCTTGCAGCATCCACAAGTTCTTGAGGTGGCAGTAATAGGCGTGCCAGATAAACAGCTGGGGGAGGCAGTTACAGCAATAGTGGTAAAAAGGAATGGTGACATCACTGAAGAAGAGATCATTGAACTTTGTCGGGGAAAACTCCCCGACTATGCTGTTCCCCGGTCTGTAGATTTCGTCGAAAGCTTACCCAAGACTGGCTCAGGCAGGGTGCAAAGATACAAATTACGAGAGAGATACTTATAGCTTCAGTGGCTAATGGTTTATATAACAATAAAAAAGGGGCTTATCCTCAATATTGAGGGAACAATGACCACCCTTTGAATGGAGGATGAAAAATGGAAGGAAAGGTAGAGTTTTTAAAGAGTAAGCTTGTTTCAAAGGCAGTTCGCAATGTCCGAACAGGTTATGAGAAGGATGAAGCAGGGCGAGGGATGTACCGTCCTGAGGTCAAATTAGACTTACAGAGGTCGCGTCTTCTTACGGAGTCGTATAAAGAGACAGATGGAGAGCCTATGGTTATACGAAGGGCTAAGGCACTGGAAAACATCCTTACAAAGATGAATATCTATATACAGGAATGGGAAAGGATTGTTGGTAATCATGCTGCCACTCCTCAAGGGATCTATTACGGTATTGATCAGAACTGGCGTTCGGTAAAGAGGATAGTGAGTGGTGAAGAAGGCCAGACTCTTCTCGATGATGCTGGTAGAAAGGAGTTAGCAGAGCTTTGCGAGTACTGGAAGGGAAAGTCAATGAGTGACCGGCAGCAAGAGATGTTTACAGGAGATACGTTGGGTAAATACTGGAAATATGAGGGGACATTTCTCTGGACTCACTGGTCTGAATTGGGCATTCCCAATTATGAAAAGGTATTGAGAATCGGACTGAAAGGGATAATCAAGGAGGTGGAGCATAGGCTCATAGAGATCGACCGAACAGTCCCTCTGGACTACATCGATCAGAAGGAATTTCTTCAGGCGGTTCTCATCTCTCTGAAAGCGGTTGTGAGGTTTGCAAATCGTTATGCTGAGAAAGCCCGTGAAATGGCCGCAAAGACTGTTGATCCAGCCGATAAGAAGCGACTGGAGGAAATTGCAGATACGTGCCAATGGGTCCCCGAGAATCCACCCCGGTCGCTGCTTGAGGCATTACAATCATTCTATTTTAGTCATGTCGTGAGGTACATAGAATTTTCCTCTTTGGGTGTCGGAGTACGGTTCGATAAAGTCTTCGGGTCTTATTATGAAAGAGATCTTGGAGCCGGCAGAATCACCAGGGATGAGGCACTGGAGCTCATGCAGCTTCTGTGGGTGAAGTTTCAGGAACTGGGGACTACGTATTCGCCAACAGTATCAAGTGTGTATGGAGGTGTAGCATCCCTTCAGGGAATTACCCTTGGGGGAGTTGATGATAAAGGGGAAGACGTTACCAACGAAATGACATATCTGGTTCTAGAGACGGCAAAGACTATGAGGCTGCTGGAGCCGAGTATTGCATTACGGTATCATGATGGCACCCCGGACAATCTTCTTTCGGAAGTCACTGACGTTATCCGTACAGGCATAGGATATCCTTCCCTGTTCAATGATAAATCCTTAATTCCGGCTCTGGGCAAGTGGGGTGTCCCCCTTGAAGAAGCACGAGACTATGGTATAACTGGATGTGTCTACCTGGAGATTCCAGGGAAAAATATTGCGCGAAGGGCTATAGGGTATTTTGTGCTTCCTAAGTGCCTGTGGTGGGCTCTTCACCAGGGCGTGGACCCCAAAACAGGGGAACAATACGGAGCACCAACCCCTGACCCCAGAACCTTCCAGTCAGCAGATGACTTGATGGACGCCTATCTGGAACAGTTACGCTTTTTCTGGGGCAAGTTCGTCGCGATAGAAAATATATGTCGTTCTCTATACGAGAAATATCTGCCGAGACCGTTTTATTCGGCTCTGTTAGACGGATGTATCGAGAAGGGCAAGGATACCAGGCAATGGGCATATCCATCTATGATTCATGATCTTGGTATAATTATCGGCCCAACCAATGTTGCCGATTCTATTACTGCTGTCAAGAAGGCTGTTTTCGAGGATAAAAAGGTTTCGATGGATGAGCTTATCAAAGCCATGGACAACAACTGGCAGGGGTTTGAGGATATACAGCAGATGATGATTCAGGCGCCTAAATATGGAAATGACTGTGATTATGCTGATGAGATTGCCGTCGAAGTGCACCATAGGACTTCCGAGGTAATAGCTGAATTTACGGATCGGTTTGGGAATCGCTGTAAAGGTGACGGAAGCGGCGTTTCGGCCACGTATGGGCTTGCTCATGATACCCCTGCTACGCCTGATGGGAGAAGGGACGGAGATCCGTTTTCTGATTCAACTCTGGCTCCGATCCAAGGGGGAGATCATAAAGGACCTACGGCGGTGCTGAAGTCAGCCAGCAAGATAAGTACGGAGAAGACATATAATCATCTTCTTAACCAGAAGTTTCTGCCCTCGGTTCTTGAAGGGGATACAAAGCAGAATTTTCTCAGCTATTTGAAAACATGGGGGGATCTGGGTATAAGTCACATCCAGTTCAATGTTGTAGATCATAAGACGCTCTTGGCTGCTCAACAAAAGCCAGAGAATTACCAGGATCTTATAGTGAGGGTAGCGGGCTACAGCGCCTATTTTGTGGATTTGAGCAAAGGACTGCAAGACTCTATTATCAAAAGAACCGAACAGAATTTCGGATAATAGTTGTACCGCCTTATGCCATGGGGCGGGTCAAAACGATGCTTTTTACAGAAGCTCCCATTAATAACTGGAGAACACCTCTCCATTGTTATAGGTTTTTTAAATACGAATGGAAATGCAAACTAACTCAATATTACATTTATATCCATTACAGGAGGGTACCATGAAAAAATTATTGGTTGTTTCGTTCACATTATTAATGAGTTGTCTTTTATCAGTGGGAGCAGGGACAGGCTATTCAAAAGAGGTTAGAGGAGTAACTGATGATACCATAAAGATCGGGGTCATGATGGGTCAGACCGGCCCAACCGCCGACAGCGGGATTCCATATGCTGCTGCTGCCCAGAACTACTTCAGGTATATTAACGAGGCTGGAGGAATCCATGGAAGAAAGGTAAAGGTTCTTGTTGAAGATGAGAGATACAGCATACCCATAGCTATTGCTGCCTTCAAGAAGCTTGTATACAAAGACGAAATATTGGCGCTGTTGGGCGCAGGAGGAACAACACCTGTAGTTGCATTATACCGATCGATAGAAAAGGAAAAGGTGCCGACACTTCCAGTCAGTCTCGCTGAAAGCAACATAAAGCCCCAGAAGAGGTATATATTTATTCCCGGTGGGACATATAATGAAATGATGTACGTGCTTTGTGATTACATAATGAATGATCTCCCTTTTAAGAAACCAAGGATAGCCGTGGTAGTACCTGATCATGAAGCCGGTCGTCAGGACTTTAATAGCTTCGTGGAAAGGTTAGAGCAATACGGGATCAAATTGGCAGACAAAGAAATTGTGAATTTTGGAGCTATTGAAGCCACCACCCAGGTACTCGCCATTAAAAAGGCAAACGTCGATTGTGTGGTAATTGGTGGCTCAGTCGTTCAGAACTGTAATGTACTTCTCAGGGAACTAAAAAAATATGGTCTGGCGATACCGGTGCTTGGAAGCTGGGCCACATGTACCGAGTACCTGGTTGAGGTAGCGCGTGATGCCGCTAAGAACTACTATGGCACTACTAAATTCGCCTCGTGGTATGATGAGGGCTCTGGAGTGAGGCTAATGAGGGAGATAACAAAAAAGTATAAAACCAGTGAGATGAAGTTATTCACAGGCCGGTTGTACACTGCGGGATGGTTTACTTCTATGGTGGCGGTTGAAGGTATGAAGAGAGCAGGAAGAGATCTGGATGTAGAAACTTACGTAGGTGGCTTTGAATCTATGAGGAATTTTGACAGCGGAGGTATATCAGCCCCTATCACGTACGGGGAAAATAACCATTACGGAAATAGAAGCTGGAAAGTATATAAGGCTAATGTGGAAAAGAAGATTCTAGAGCCTGTTACGGATTGGAGAGACCCCAAGCACCTCAAGTAGTTGAGGTATGCCGGTGGGGAAAACTGTTTACTCTATTCACCAAACAAAAAAGGGGTGAGCAATTGAATAGCTTACCCCTTAATGCTCGTGGTGCCGAGACCCAGAATCGAACTGGGGACACGAGGATTTTCAGGAATTTGCAATTGCCGAACAAGAGATAACAGGATAAAATAAGAGCAAAGAAATTAACTACTTAGCTCTTACCTGTTATATCTTCTTTTTTGTGGATTTGGCTTGTTATGGTAGCAAAATGGTAGCAGAAAAAAGACCCCCTGGGGGGTATGGCCCGATGTGGGGTGGATAAGTTTCATACTTTCGCCCCGTACGTTTTTTTCGAAATTTTGCCTCCTATATACAACCTTATAAAAACGGGCTCAGAAAAGGCGAAAAAAGACTGGATTTTGACTGATAATTGAGGTATAGGTAAGTGTATGGTTAAATGACAGTAATGAGTTTCTAATTCTAATCATAAAGGGGTGATTATGAAGGGCGTCTTTCTGAATTCTCCAAGAATGTAAGGAGTAAAGAGAAAAACGCTTTTTTTGTTTAAGAATGACCTGTTCAATTCTCAAAATATACATAATTTGCGTAATATTTTAAAATACGCTCTTCGATGTGTTTACTAAAACTTTATATTCCATTTATATACATTAAACTCTTTGCCGAAAGGCGAAGTTTTTTACCATTCTTTGAATGGAACAATAAAGAAGGGAGATTTTGTATGCGGATGAGAAAGGATGTATTGTTGGCAGTTGGGTTGTTGGTGAGTATTTTTTTGATTTACGGCTCTTTTAGCCACGCAAAAGATGTGAGGGGTGTTACAGATAAGCTGATAAAAATAGGCACCATAATGGACCATACAGGTCCTGCTGCAAGTTCCACAGTCCCAATGGATAAAGGCATCCAGCATTATGCCAGATATATTAATGAACTTGGGGGTATTCACGGAAGAAAGTTACAAATTATTTCAGAAGATGACCACTATTCAATACCTACCGCCGTTGCGGCATATAAAAAATTAGTTTTCAAAGACAAAATATTTTCATTAATAGGTCCTGGTTCAGGGAGTTTTGTCCCGCCCTTAGTGAATAGATGGCAGAACGATAAGTTGCCGACTATGTGTTTGCCATTCACTGAACTTGCTGTAGAGCCTTTTAAAAAATATGTATTTATTGCCGTTGAGACCTATGAGCGGCAGATGATGGCTCTTACAGACTACCTGGTTAAAGACTATAAGTTAAAGAATCTGAGGATTGGGCTAGTACATCCTGATACCGAGGCTGGTAAAGGCGATGCGAAGGCCGTTCTTTCGAGGCTGAAGGAATATAATATAGAACCTGTAACAGAAGAGATAACGATAGTGGGTGGACTTGATGTAAGCACACAGGTGATGAGTTTGAAGAGGAAAAATGTCAATTGTGTCATGAATGTCGGAGTAATGGCCTCGATGGCTGTTACCCTGCTCAGGGATTTAAAGAAGTTTGGATTAAAGGTGCCGGTCTTCAGTAACTGGGCGATAATGCTTTCTGATGAGGTAACTGAACTTGGTGATGCTGCAGGTCAGTCCTATATATCAA is drawn from Thermodesulfobacteriota bacterium and contains these coding sequences:
- a CDS encoding HAD-IB family phosphatase, coding for MKPKNSKYPVKKLVLCDFDGTITKEDVGYDFLNRFTRESWEDIDRDYRAGKIGSRDAYARIARLIVGTEEEMVDFICHHSTLDPYFKEFYNSCKDKEIDFKIVSDGFGLYINALLNYHNISDIEYFANRIIFKGKDSIEIEFPFYNPECGSCGNCKRTILKRFRGQYDHIIFIGNGLSDKCIAEEADEVYAKDTLYSHCIEKIIPCWNYSNFSDAKKILSKGIRGVIFDLDGTLINSVDSIHEGFNYVLKSFGYQPIKISTLKALFQNSIVNTMNQLVSPGELDDAMRLFKEKYIELIADTPPLFSDVRQVVKSLKNSGLALGIATNMEGRYAKKILRQSKIEGYFEAVIGVDDHGKPKPDPDVIFDALRGMNLPEEDVVFVGDSMIDIETGKNAGVDVYAVPTGFETRETLSLNMPRRILNRLKDLIEIVEDRFPDEQYCRFM
- a CDS encoding DUF362 domain-containing protein, whose product is MNSTADSCKSKVAIVKCKDYQEEKVYEAVRESVDLLGGIGGFIRNGDRVLLKPNLLSGKTPENAVTTHPAVVSAVVRLVKEAGGIPCIGDSPGVGGLKRVAEKTGIKEVVDTMGVKLVEFDKVVDVNNKKGHIFKRFEVAKAFLEADVIINLPKLKTHGQMLLTLCVKNNFGFVVGNRKAKWHLKAGIDVNFFAQMLLDLYLLIQPQLTIMDGIVAMEGDGPGSGTPRKVGLIFAGIDCVAIDTVICQTLGIPSDDIYTIRAARQKGIGKTDLKEINVLGEDLKKINIRDFNLPKTHDIGFRIPKFLSNFLKNIMTSMPEIDYTKCRLCQVCVDSCPSQTMKTANGKINIDYKTCIRCFCCQELCPEGAVGIKRGWLSNIL
- a CDS encoding alternative oxidase, with amino-acid sequence MEQININLKKEQEASLARPRYKYSLAARCFFLSMDLVTGRKVTLAKTKLIETLASIPYRAWEIRQYARMTQHYRNQEMVQHARRIMVWGREAQDNEYWHLLVINEKMKEDGIKDPWYLFPVIPFVMVCFYVMLTRTMALLNIRRAFLFNAEFEDHAEHVYAQFVKENPEWEKQSVNNELVKQYGVFNTWADVFRRIGLDERDHMNSSFLFCGKPENIVEYDGMPIIK
- a CDS encoding phenylacetate--CoA ligase family protein, whose product is MPKDLWNEKMETISREELERIRLERLGIQLKYCYSHSEYYKKKFDEVGFKPEDINSWEDFRKLPVLMNKEDERAGQQESMERFGHPFGMHLCTAPEKIISANGTTGTTGLPTFTYSFTRQDLDTLIEGMCRVYWLLGFRPGNRILYAFPLSGGISTSGGIWINPLRHMGCLPLEIGAEAGIERILRMATLTNPTVLMASPSFAMSLAEKCKEVTGKEIKELGFKKLLLTGEPGLGIPAIRGKMESAYAARWYEWTGVMGETLCGSCDAEQYQGVHEVIPETHIYLEDLIDPVTKKSIEVRDGATGEGIFTSLHREGTPYIKYAYGDIIQVFTKPCECGYPGPGYRYRIMGRIDDMLVVDGTMVLPSMVKNAVTSFVPRVTGEMRIVLTEKPPYLKSPLKLKLEHGTDIVFETMEDLSREIKVKIQRDLNISCEIEFLPPGSLERSAWKTPIFDKKYE
- a CDS encoding class I adenylate-forming enzyme family protein, with the translated sequence MIKDILKSNARRYPDKTAIIFKDTRYTYREFNDRINRLANGLVNSGLRKGDWIAIVTDDCIQQVEIFWAGAKTGIVSSILNPGISDRDLSHIIGNGNASAVVCSYKYKDKIESLRPQLGSVKEFILFGASGGKGFKSYDSLISSSSPQEPEAEISEDDLLYFANTSGTTGLPKQVMHTYKSLLATALMDLNALNYDIRAGNVFLVAAPLFWGYMIARTSIPPFYAGCPLVIPPDFTPEGLLEIIQRERVTNILTGTAFFQPIIDYPGLEKYDCSSLRNIFTYGYFPPEIWQKAIELFGRIFLLGYGLSEIGLISLLPPDDFIFEGPQEKVKRVRSCGKEGFCVEARVINDQGEDVKPGEVGEVIAKADSLMKGYWNNPQATGQTIRNDYIYTGDLATIDEDGYIFLVGRKKDSITTQGKMLLPLEIEEVILQHPQVLEVAVIGVPDKQLGEAVTAIVVKRNGDITEEEIIELCRGKLPDYAVPRSVDFVESLPKTGSGRVQRYKLRERYL
- a CDS encoding pyruvate formate lyase family protein, which produces MEGKVEFLKSKLVSKAVRNVRTGYEKDEAGRGMYRPEVKLDLQRSRLLTESYKETDGEPMVIRRAKALENILTKMNIYIQEWERIVGNHAATPQGIYYGIDQNWRSVKRIVSGEEGQTLLDDAGRKELAELCEYWKGKSMSDRQQEMFTGDTLGKYWKYEGTFLWTHWSELGIPNYEKVLRIGLKGIIKEVEHRLIEIDRTVPLDYIDQKEFLQAVLISLKAVVRFANRYAEKAREMAAKTVDPADKKRLEEIADTCQWVPENPPRSLLEALQSFYFSHVVRYIEFSSLGVGVRFDKVFGSYYERDLGAGRITRDEALELMQLLWVKFQELGTTYSPTVSSVYGGVASLQGITLGGVDDKGEDVTNEMTYLVLETAKTMRLLEPSIALRYHDGTPDNLLSEVTDVIRTGIGYPSLFNDKSLIPALGKWGVPLEEARDYGITGCVYLEIPGKNIARRAIGYFVLPKCLWWALHQGVDPKTGEQYGAPTPDPRTFQSADDLMDAYLEQLRFFWGKFVAIENICRSLYEKYLPRPFYSALLDGCIEKGKDTRQWAYPSMIHDLGIIIGPTNVADSITAVKKAVFEDKKVSMDELIKAMDNNWQGFEDIQQMMIQAPKYGNDCDYADEIAVEVHHRTSEVIAEFTDRFGNRCKGDGSGVSATYGLAHDTPATPDGRRDGDPFSDSTLAPIQGGDHKGPTAVLKSASKISTEKTYNHLLNQKFLPSVLEGDTKQNFLSYLKTWGDLGISHIQFNVVDHKTLLAAQQKPENYQDLIVRVAGYSAYFVDLSKGLQDSIIKRTEQNFG
- a CDS encoding ABC transporter substrate-binding protein — translated: MKKLLVVSFTLLMSCLLSVGAGTGYSKEVRGVTDDTIKIGVMMGQTGPTADSGIPYAAAAQNYFRYINEAGGIHGRKVKVLVEDERYSIPIAIAAFKKLVYKDEILALLGAGGTTPVVALYRSIEKEKVPTLPVSLAESNIKPQKRYIFIPGGTYNEMMYVLCDYIMNDLPFKKPRIAVVVPDHEAGRQDFNSFVERLEQYGIKLADKEIVNFGAIEATTQVLAIKKANVDCVVIGGSVVQNCNVLLRELKKYGLAIPVLGSWATCTEYLVEVARDAAKNYYGTTKFASWYDEGSGVRLMREITKKYKTSEMKLFTGRLYTAGWFTSMVAVEGMKRAGRDLDVETYVGGFESMRNFDSGGISAPITYGENNHYGNRSWKVYKANVEKKILEPVTDWRDPKHLK